In Bradyrhizobium guangdongense, the sequence GACCATGCGGCCGTAACCACCGGACCAGCCGGCCGAAACCACCTTGCCGTTGGCAGTGACGCGCGCGGGATCGCCGGTCGCGGCACGGAAGTCGAGACCGGTGTGCATCGCCGGCCGGCCGAGGAACGGGTCGCTGCGCACGCCGAAGCCCGAAGTGAACTCGACCTCGCCGACGACGGGCTTGCGATAGGGGACCTGCGCCAGCGTGCGGTTGAGCCGGTCCATCTCGGCGCGCGTGACATTGATGCGATAGAGCTGCTTCTCGAACGGCCCCGCATTCGCGGTGAGCTTGACCGGCACGAACGGACCGCCCATCGCGGCGCGGGGCACGGCGGCCTCCAGGCTGGCGAGGTTCAGGCCAAGGTCGCTGACCACCCCGCGCATCCGCCGCATCCGCGAATCCATGCCTTCCTCGACGGCATTGAGCGCCGCAACCTGGCGGCGCTCAACCTGGTCGAGTGAATTTGTCAGCCGGACCAGAACATTGTCGAAACCCTGGTTCTTGGCGAACTGATTGGCCGGCGGCGCCATCACGGCCGGCGCGCGCGATTCGAGCCGCGCTTCGCGATCGGGCGGGGCCACGAAGATGACGGTGTCGCTGATCGGCGACGGCTTGGGCGTGCCTTGCGTTGTCGTCTGTGGCGCCTCGCCACGTTGCGGCGCTGCGCGGGGAATCGATCCCGTAATGTCGGGCATGGCGCCGAGCGCCGTCGCCCGGGACTCCAACGCCGTCTGGCGCTTCATGATCTGGTCGAGCTTCTGGTCGAACTGCTCCTGGTCGAGCAGCTGCCGGCTCGTCGCGCGGTCGACCTTGGCGCGCAGCTCGGCGATGCGGTCCTCGTAGGCGTATTGCATCTCGGCCTGGCGCGCGATCAACCGGGTCAGGACGTCGTCGCGGAATGCGAAATAGGTGGCCGTCGCCGCCGACCACAGGCCGAGCAGAACGACGGTGCCAACCACGATCCAGAACACCACCGGCCCCAAGCGGACCTGCTTGCCGTGATGCTGGATGGTGTAGGCGTGGTCGCTATCGGGGAGTGGGATCGCCGCCGCTGCTGCAGTGGGACGACGATGGAAGGCACGTCCGCGGTCGTGGGGGTGATGCTGGGGGTACTGCGAATATTGGGCAGAACTTTTCGACATCGGCACTCCCGCGCCGGTCGGAACGGTTCCTTGCGGCCTAATTGCCGCGGCAATCTGGGCCGGTCATGGTTAATTTTCAGGAAACGGGAACGCTCGATTTTGACGGGCTGGTTAAAGACTTCTTGCAGCTTCCAGCACCTCGTCGGCATGACCATCGACCCGGACATTGCGCCAGAGCTTGGCCACTTTGCCGTCGCTACCGATCAGCACCGTCGTGCGAAGAATTCCAAGGAAGCTTCTGCCATACATGGATTTTTCGCCCCAGGCGCCATACGCCTCCAGCATCTCATGCGCTTCATCCGAGATCAGCGGAATACCGAGGCTGTGCTTGTCGCGGAACTTCTCCTGGGCCCTTAACGGGTCGGCCGAGATGCCGAGCACCGCGGTGCCCGCAGCGGCAAAGGCGTCCTTGAGCCGGGTGAAGTCGATCGCCTCGCGCGTGCAGCCCGGCGTATCGGCGCGCGGATAGAAGAACAGGACCAGCTTCTGGTCGGTATAATCCGACAGGGTGACCACCTTGCCGCCATCGCGGGGCAGGCGGAACGCCGGGGCCTTCTGCCCCTCGCCCAGGGCGGATTTGGCGCCGGACGGCGAGGGGGCGGGCTTGGTGGTCTTTTCAGAAGATTTTAACCGTTTCGATGCGGCCTTATGCGATGCTGTCTGCGCCCCCGGCTGGCCTGATTTGGCAGCCGACGCCGGCTGTGTTTTCGCGCTGCGTGTTTGAGTCGATGCCCGTGTTTTCAGGGTCTTCTTTTTAGCGGTCGGACTGCCGGAGGGCGTTTTGGACGATTTCTTTCGGGATTTCTTGGACATACGCCTTCCTTTCGTCGCTTTCGGCGGGTCAACCAAAGCGGTATTGCAGCTCTCGTCCGGTGTGCCGGATTCGCGCCCTCGGCTGGGCAAGTTTGGCGGCGACCCGGTATGGTTACAAGGAATTCCACGCACCACCCCACTGCTCGTTGAACGCGCTCCCGGGGCGAAATGACGAACAGCAGGAACATCAGAGGTATGGCGGCAATGCCGGGGCGGGGTGCGTCGATCCCTGTCGATGGCTGCGGTCCCGGCGGCGCCAAGTCGTACGACGGGCGCCTGTATCGAGAGGCAATGGCAAGGAATACGTCGCCCCAGGACCACATCAAGGATTTCGATCGGCACGGCGGCTATCACGAGCAGCCGGAATGGGACGAGGCCGACTGGGATCAAGATCAGGAGGAGGAGGCGGGCCATCGCGCGCGCCGCCTGTTGTCGCGCTCCGGCTCGCGCTTCCGGCTCGGCGGCGGCTTCTCGGCGCTGCGGCGGGCGCTGCCGAGCGGACGCTGGGTTCGCCGGATGTCCATCGTCCTCGGCGCCTTGATCGTCATCTTCGTCGGCTGCTTTGGAGCGCTGTGGTGGCGGCTCGGTGCCGGTCCCATCAATCTCGATATGGCAACGCCCTGGCTCGCGGCCGCGATCGAGGACAATATCGGACACGGCAACACCGTGGAGGTCGGTGGCACCCAGATCGAGCGCGCCGGCCGGATCGGAATTGCCGTGCGCATCCGCGACATCATCGTTCGCGATCATGAGCACGCCATCGTCGCCAGTGCACCGAAGGCCGAAGTGAGGCTGTCCGGGGTCGCGCTCCTCACCGGGCATCTGCGCGCCGAAAGCCTCAACCTCGTCGATGCCGAACTCGCGATCCGGATCGCACCTGACGGGACCGTCACGGTGTCCGCCGGTGACACGGCGAAGCCGCTCGCAACCGGCGTCGCATCCAAGAAGGAAGCGGGCCTGCCACCGACGTTCCCGCGTAACGGCGTGCCGCCGCCGCCTTTCGGGATGGCGCCCGCGACCCCGGATGCGCCTCAGGCCGCACCTCAGCCCGTCGCGCAGAGCGGAATCCTTCAGGGGCTCGACTGGCTCGACAGCCTGAGCATGACCGGCCTCGACGGCCAGAACCTCAACGAGATCGGTCTCAAGAACGGCAACCTGATCGTCGACGACCAGCAGCGCGGCAGCAAATGGACGTTTGAGAACATCACGCTCGGTCTGCGTCGGCCGAGCCATGGTGGCGTGACGCTCAGTCTCGGCGAGGAGGGCGCCCATCCGTGGTCACTGCGCGCCACGATCGGACCCGCCGAGAATGGCGTGCGGTCGGTCGATATCCGCGCGGACAAGGTCTCGACCTCCAACATCCTGCTGGCGCTACGCGTCAAGGACCTGACCTATACGGCTGACCTGCCTCTGACCGGCGAGCTGAAGGGCGAGCTCGGCCGCGATGGCGTGCCGACGTTCTTCCGCGGCAAGATCGCGGTCGGCGCGGGCAACATCATCGACACCGATACGCCCGATTATCCGATGGCGATCGACTCGGCCGAGATCAATGTCGAGTGGGATGCGGGACGCCGGGTGCTGGTGGCGCCGTTCAAGATTCTCTCGGGCGCCAATCGCATGACGCTGCTGGCCCATCTCGAGCCGCCAAACGGCACTATCAATGACTGGCAGCTCGGCTTCAGCGGCGGTTCGATCCTGCTCGGCGGCATCGACAACGAGCCGCCGCTGGTCTTCAACCGCATCGCGATCGGCTTCCGCTTCGACACCGACCACAAGCGCCTGCTGCTGACGCAGGCGGATATCAGCAATGGCGAGATCGGCGTCGCCGGCACGGGCGCGATCGACTATTCGGGCGAGCCGCGCCTGACGCTCGGCTTTGCGGGGACGCCGATGTCGGCCTCCGCCCTGAAGCGGATGTGGCCGACGCTGGTCGTGCCGGAATTGCGCCAATGGGTCATCGAGCGGATCGAGCGCGGCACGCTCCAGCGCATCGAGGTCGGCATCAATTCGCCGACCCGTAACCTGCCGCGCAAGGGGCCGCCGATTCCCGATGACGGCCTGTCGGTCAACATCGTGGCGAGCGGCGTCGCGGTCCGGCCCGTGGACGGCATGCCGGTCGTGCACGATGCCGACCTCAAGGCGCACGTAACCGGTCGCACCGCCACCGTGAATATCGGCCAGGGCATTGCCGACACGCCCGCGGGCCGCAAGATTACCATCTCGGACTTTACCTTCGAGGTGCCTGACATGGCGCCCAAGCCGTCGCCGTCGCGGACCCGATTCCGTGTCGACGGTCCGGTGCCCGCGGCGGCCGAAATGCTCTCCAACGATCGGTTGAGCGATCTGTCGTCCACCGTCGTCGATCCCAACACCAGCAAGGGAACGTTCACGGCCAGCATCCAGCTCGGCATGCCGGTCAAGGGCGAACTGACCAAGGCGGACACGACGTACGCCGTCACCGCCGATCTCAACGGCTTTGCCGCCGACAAGCTGGTGATGAACCAGAAGCTCGAGGCCAACAACCTCAAGATCGTCGCCAACAACGGGGGTTACCAGGTCAAGGGCGACGTCAAGATCAACGGGCAGGCGGCCTCGCTTGACTACCGTAAGGCCACCGATGGCGATGCCGACGTCAAATTGCAGACGACGCTGGACGATGCCAGCCGTGCACGCCTCGGCTTCGATCTCAGTCCGGCCGTTAGCGGTTCAGTCCCGGTCAAGGTCTCGGGCAAGATTGCCGGCGGTCCTGACGCGACGACGAAGCTTGGCATCGAGGCAGACCTGACCTCGGTCAAGCTCGACAACATCCTTCCCGGCTGGGTCAAGCTGCCGGGCAAGTCGAGCAAGGCGACGTTCAAGGTGGTGCCGACGGCACAATCGACGCGGCTCGAGGACATCGTCATCGAAGGCGGCGGCGCTTCGATCAAGGGCTCGCTCGAAGTCGATCCGAACGGCGACCTCATGAACGCGAACTTCCCGACCTATGCGCCGTCCGACGGCGACAAGACGTCGTTGAAGGTCGAGCGCGGTCAGGACGGGGTGGTCCGAGGCACGATGCGCGGCGACGTGTTCGACGGCCGCGGCTTCCTGAAGTCGGCCATCTCCGGCAATTCCAAGGACGACAGCAAGAGCAAGCTGAAGAACGTCGATTTCGACATCGACGTGAAGCTCGGCGCCGTCATGGGTTTCAACGGCGAGGCGATGCGCAGCGTCGACGCCAAGATGTCGAAGCGAAGCGGGGCGATCAAGGCGTTCTCGCTGAGCGGAAGGATCGGTCAGAATACGCCTGTTGCGGCGGACTTGCGCGGCGGGCGTGCGCAGGGCAGCCGAGAGGTGATCTATCTCCAGACCAACGATGCCGGCGCGCTGCTGCGTTTCACCGACACCTATACCAAGGCGGTCGGCGGCCAGATGGTGGTTGCCATGGAGCCGCCGACCTCAGAGCCGAATACGGCTCGCGAGGGCCTCATCAACGTGCGCGACTTCACGGTGAAGGGCGAGGCCCAGCTCGAGCGCGTTGCAGCCGGCGCTCCGAATGGCACCGGCAATGGCGTCTCCTTCAGCGCGCTCCGCGCCGAGTTCATCCGTCAGAACGGCGCGCTGACGGTCCGTGACGGCGTGGTCAAGGGCCCGATGATCGGCGCCACCATCGAGGGCTCGATCGACTATCCCGGCAACCAGGTGTGCATGAGTGGCACCTTCGTGCCGATGTACGGGTTGAACAACATGTTCGGACAAATTCCGGTGCTCGGGTTGTTCCTGGGGGCCGGCGACAAGGAGGGACTGATCGGCGTGACCTACGAGGTCGTCGGCACACCGGCGGCGCCCGTGATGCGCGTCAATCCGATCTCGGCGATCTTTCCCGGCGTGACCCGGAAGATCATGGAGTTCAACACCGGCAAGCAGAACACGCCGATCGACGAGCTGCCGTCGTCGCAGTCCGGTGACAGCCCCACGGGTACGGCGAGACAATTGTCGAATGGTTGCAGCCTCGCGCGGCGTTAGCCGCGGCGTCCTT encodes:
- a CDS encoding DUF3971 domain-containing protein gives rise to the protein MPGRGASIPVDGCGPGGAKSYDGRLYREAMARNTSPQDHIKDFDRHGGYHEQPEWDEADWDQDQEEEAGHRARRLLSRSGSRFRLGGGFSALRRALPSGRWVRRMSIVLGALIVIFVGCFGALWWRLGAGPINLDMATPWLAAAIEDNIGHGNTVEVGGTQIERAGRIGIAVRIRDIIVRDHEHAIVASAPKAEVRLSGVALLTGHLRAESLNLVDAELAIRIAPDGTVTVSAGDTAKPLATGVASKKEAGLPPTFPRNGVPPPPFGMAPATPDAPQAAPQPVAQSGILQGLDWLDSLSMTGLDGQNLNEIGLKNGNLIVDDQQRGSKWTFENITLGLRRPSHGGVTLSLGEEGAHPWSLRATIGPAENGVRSVDIRADKVSTSNILLALRVKDLTYTADLPLTGELKGELGRDGVPTFFRGKIAVGAGNIIDTDTPDYPMAIDSAEINVEWDAGRRVLVAPFKILSGANRMTLLAHLEPPNGTINDWQLGFSGGSILLGGIDNEPPLVFNRIAIGFRFDTDHKRLLLTQADISNGEIGVAGTGAIDYSGEPRLTLGFAGTPMSASALKRMWPTLVVPELRQWVIERIERGTLQRIEVGINSPTRNLPRKGPPIPDDGLSVNIVASGVAVRPVDGMPVVHDADLKAHVTGRTATVNIGQGIADTPAGRKITISDFTFEVPDMAPKPSPSRTRFRVDGPVPAAAEMLSNDRLSDLSSTVVDPNTSKGTFTASIQLGMPVKGELTKADTTYAVTADLNGFAADKLVMNQKLEANNLKIVANNGGYQVKGDVKINGQAASLDYRKATDGDADVKLQTTLDDASRARLGFDLSPAVSGSVPVKVSGKIAGGPDATTKLGIEADLTSVKLDNILPGWVKLPGKSSKATFKVVPTAQSTRLEDIVIEGGGASIKGSLEVDPNGDLMNANFPTYAPSDGDKTSLKVERGQDGVVRGTMRGDVFDGRGFLKSAISGNSKDDSKSKLKNVDFDIDVKLGAVMGFNGEAMRSVDAKMSKRSGAIKAFSLSGRIGQNTPVAADLRGGRAQGSREVIYLQTNDAGALLRFTDTYTKAVGGQMVVAMEPPTSEPNTAREGLINVRDFTVKGEAQLERVAAGAPNGTGNGVSFSALRAEFIRQNGALTVRDGVVKGPMIGATIEGSIDYPGNQVCMSGTFVPMYGLNNMFGQIPVLGLFLGAGDKEGLIGVTYEVVGTPAAPVMRVNPISAIFPGVTRKIMEFNTGKQNTPIDELPSSQSGDSPTGTARQLSNGCSLARR
- a CDS encoding peroxiredoxin encodes the protein MSKKSRKKSSKTPSGSPTAKKKTLKTRASTQTRSAKTQPASAAKSGQPGAQTASHKAASKRLKSSEKTTKPAPSPSGAKSALGEGQKAPAFRLPRDGGKVVTLSDYTDQKLVLFFYPRADTPGCTREAIDFTRLKDAFAAAGTAVLGISADPLRAQEKFRDKHSLGIPLISDEAHEMLEAYGAWGEKSMYGRSFLGILRTTVLIGSDGKVAKLWRNVRVDGHADEVLEAARSL
- a CDS encoding M23 family metallopeptidase; amino-acid sequence: MSKSSAQYSQYPQHHPHDRGRAFHRRPTAAAAAIPLPDSDHAYTIQHHGKQVRLGPVVFWIVVGTVVLLGLWSAATATYFAFRDDVLTRLIARQAEMQYAYEDRIAELRAKVDRATSRQLLDQEQFDQKLDQIMKRQTALESRATALGAMPDITGSIPRAAPQRGEAPQTTTQGTPKPSPISDTVIFVAPPDREARLESRAPAVMAPPANQFAKNQGFDNVLVRLTNSLDQVERRQVAALNAVEEGMDSRMRRMRGVVSDLGLNLASLEAAVPRAAMGGPFVPVKLTANAGPFEKQLYRINVTRAEMDRLNRTLAQVPYRKPVVGEVEFTSGFGVRSDPFLGRPAMHTGLDFRAATGDPARVTANGKVVSAGWSGGYGRMVEVDHGNGLSTRYGHLSEINVKVGEIVRIGQVIGLVGSTGRSTGPHLHYETRIDGEAVDPQKFLRAGVRLSAG